A DNA window from Chryseobacterium scophthalmum contains the following coding sequences:
- a CDS encoding DUF6909 family protein, with protein MTNSRARETTEAIERLYISMRHLFYRGFFKPSGVSGESIRSLLKTINPEIYGTMSIPSKLELDGLMYVLDRLPEGIEECAFIHLTSDEGFDKGSFEPIVPKKRRRNCYRIDEHQMNIEVLLGRSEIYDILTHLTFLFIEADKIRNLAFIQDENWKPTRAFKIIEEVVKGEKKFSRREKEVALIHLSSLIGRTFDETLNAYNTFGDDENPDRLFKIIYHLGKVSLEDAKQSREREIYFSAILKERVGHHYFGEKWANKVKEVLFENDLHMRPLHIISANMHSVKNMLYGNDALKKKDTKEVDYKLYGDISDKKDLRDKVSKYALEEGLIYINDKSGSNIDVQIIDLSKTNLKNTPFGHLKYDGDDVIMVFDYAFGEQAFEVMDELLRPFEQKGEVYMMKVKSVSIMGKAGILEGGKGDIMIPTSHIFEGTADNYPFENALKLEDFKDDELKAFEGPMITVLGTSLQNRDILQYFMNTSWKAIGLEMEGAHYQKAIQVASKIRHHIAPDLFVSYAYYASDNPLETGATLSSGGLGLTGVKPTYLITLRILEKILQSGKKEITAKK; from the coding sequence ATGACAAATTCTAGAGCAAGAGAAACCACCGAGGCAATTGAAAGACTATACATATCTATGAGACACCTGTTTTATAGAGGTTTTTTTAAGCCGAGTGGAGTTTCTGGAGAAAGCATTAGAAGTTTGTTGAAGACGATCAATCCGGAAATTTACGGTACCATGAGCATTCCAAGCAAATTGGAATTGGATGGTTTGATGTATGTTTTAGACAGACTTCCAGAAGGTATTGAAGAATGCGCTTTCATTCATCTTACATCAGACGAAGGTTTTGATAAAGGAAGTTTCGAGCCAATCGTTCCTAAAAAGAGAAGAAGAAACTGTTACCGAATCGATGAGCACCAAATGAATATTGAAGTTCTTTTGGGTCGTTCAGAAATCTATGATATTCTTACGCATTTAACATTCTTATTTATAGAAGCAGATAAAATTCGTAACCTCGCATTTATTCAGGATGAAAACTGGAAGCCGACAAGAGCTTTCAAAATCATCGAAGAAGTGGTAAAAGGGGAGAAAAAATTCAGCAGAAGAGAAAAAGAAGTGGCGTTAATTCATCTTTCTTCTTTAATAGGAAGAACTTTTGATGAAACTTTAAATGCTTACAATACTTTTGGCGATGATGAAAATCCAGACAGGTTATTCAAAATTATTTACCATTTAGGAAAAGTAAGTCTTGAAGATGCTAAACAAAGCAGAGAGAGAGAAATTTATTTCAGTGCAATTCTTAAAGAAAGAGTAGGACACCATTATTTTGGAGAAAAATGGGCGAATAAAGTGAAAGAAGTTTTATTTGAAAATGATCTTCACATGCGTCCGTTACATATTATTTCGGCAAACATGCATTCCGTAAAAAATATGCTGTACGGGAATGATGCTTTAAAGAAAAAAGATACTAAAGAAGTAGATTACAAACTTTACGGAGATATTTCAGACAAAAAAGATCTTCGTGATAAAGTTTCAAAATACGCTTTGGAAGAAGGTTTAATTTACATCAACGATAAGAGCGGAAGTAATATCGATGTTCAGATCATTGATCTAAGCAAAACAAATCTTAAAAATACTCCTTTCGGACATTTGAAATATGACGGAGATGATGTAATTATGGTTTTCGATTATGCATTTGGCGAACAGGCTTTTGAGGTAATGGATGAATTGTTGAGACCTTTCGAGCAAAAAGGCGAAGTCTATATGATGAAGGTAAAATCAGTTTCTATTATGGGGAAAGCCGGAATTCTTGAAGGTGGAAAAGGAGACATCATGATCCCTACTTCTCATATTTTTGAAGGAACGGCAGATAATTATCCTTTTGAAAACGCTTTGAAATTGGAAGATTTTAAAGATGATGAGTTAAAAGCTTTTGAAGGACCGATGATTACCGTTTTGGGAACATCCCTTCAAAACAGAGATATTCTTCAGTATTTTATGAATACTTCTTGGAAAGCAATTGGTCTTGAAATGGAAGGTGCACATTATCAGAAAGCAATTCAGGTAGCATCAAAGATCAGACATCACATTGCGCCGGATCTTTTTGTGAGTTACGCTTACTATGCTTCAGATAATCCTTTAGAAACAGGAGCTACACTTTCTTCGGGAGGTTTGGGATTGACAGGTGTAAAACCAACTTATCTGATTACTTTAAGGATCCTTGAAAAGATTTTACAAAGCGGAAAGAAAGAAATTACTGCTAAAAAATAA
- a CDS encoding DUF1572 family protein — MSTTSQLSKRFREVLLDGKWIANTNFKEQLSDVTWEQATTKIDSLNTIAMLTFHIDYYIAGLVNVFEGGDLEIKDKFSFDLPPIESQQEWENLLNKLWQDSEKFATLLEQMQDSKLDEVFVDEKYGTYLRNIDGMIEHAYYHLGQITLIKKMILSKY; from the coding sequence ATGAGCACAACTTCACAATTAAGCAAAAGATTTCGAGAAGTTTTACTGGATGGAAAATGGATTGCCAATACCAATTTTAAGGAACAGCTTTCAGATGTTACATGGGAACAGGCAACTACAAAAATTGATTCTTTAAATACAATTGCAATGCTCACTTTTCATATTGATTATTACATTGCAGGATTGGTGAATGTCTTTGAAGGAGGTGATTTGGAAATCAAAGATAAGTTCAGCTTTGATCTTCCTCCGATTGAATCTCAACAGGAATGGGAAAATCTTTTAAATAAACTTTGGCAAGATTCTGAAAAGTTCGCCACTTTATTAGAGCAAATGCAGGATTCTAAATTAGATGAGGTTTTTGTTGATGAAAAATACGGAACTTATTTAAGAAACATCGACGGGATGATCGAGCATGCTTATTATCATTTAGGTCAGATTACTTTGATTAAAAAGATGATTTTATCTAAATACTAA
- a CDS encoding M1 family metallopeptidase: MRKSFIILFAFVISQFQAQQNAYYQQAAQYKMDIDVNAEQFTYQGTQTLKYRNNSPDELNVVYFHLYWNAFKPNSMMDQRVASQGKNGDSRLQKDGISRLASIPKSEEGAQNIHWIKQNGKELKYEIQETVMKVYLDKPIKAHSKTTFTMEWDAVIPQQIRRAGRNNKEGVDMTMTQWYPKIAEYDYDGWATFDYVGREFHAPFADFDVTIKINKDYVVGAGGTLLNPKEVKGYDASAQIKADQNKATWKWTAKNMLDFAWAADKDYSVESFDVPQGPKVYFVYLKNDKTKAWGEAKSYVTKYFQIMNSKFGKYAYPSYAFIQGGDGGMEYGMCTMILGEAKNIEDLMGLMAHEGSHSWYQQMLATNEPVRPWMDEGFTSYAESYVMHQLFPPKDNRPNAFVEKIDAYRKFLKKQIEEPAVWLGDHHDNGTAYSYASYVKGELYLVQLGYIVGEENLSKIMTEYFREWSMKHPTDRDFLHIAQKVSGMDLKWFHHYWINTTKTIDYAIKDVQYGDKSTTITLINNGQIPMPIDFSVMTADKKMVNYQIPLNMTHAWKTEYTFGPFTTLPYWPWTQKEYTFTIPYNKSQLSVLGIDPSQRLADVNPEDNFVEVK, encoded by the coding sequence ATGAGAAAATCGTTTATCATCCTTTTTGCATTTGTTATTTCGCAGTTTCAGGCACAGCAAAACGCCTATTACCAGCAAGCTGCACAATATAAAATGGATATCGACGTCAATGCAGAACAATTTACTTATCAGGGAACTCAAACTTTAAAATACCGCAACAATTCGCCCGACGAACTCAATGTCGTGTATTTCCATTTGTATTGGAATGCTTTTAAGCCTAATTCAATGATGGATCAAAGAGTGGCTTCACAAGGGAAAAATGGAGATTCTAGATTACAAAAAGATGGAATTTCAAGATTGGCTTCAATTCCTAAAAGTGAAGAAGGCGCACAAAATATTCACTGGATTAAACAAAACGGAAAAGAACTGAAATATGAAATTCAGGAAACAGTAATGAAAGTGTATCTGGATAAACCGATCAAAGCACATTCAAAAACAACTTTCACCATGGAATGGGATGCTGTGATTCCTCAGCAGATCAGAAGAGCAGGAAGAAACAATAAAGAAGGTGTTGATATGACGATGACGCAATGGTATCCGAAAATCGCAGAATATGATTATGACGGTTGGGCAACTTTCGATTATGTGGGAAGAGAATTTCACGCGCCGTTTGCAGATTTTGATGTAACGATCAAAATTAATAAAGATTATGTTGTTGGAGCAGGAGGTACGCTTTTAAATCCAAAAGAAGTAAAAGGGTATGATGCATCAGCACAGATTAAAGCTGATCAAAATAAAGCAACCTGGAAATGGACCGCCAAAAATATGCTCGATTTTGCCTGGGCTGCAGATAAAGATTATTCGGTAGAAAGTTTTGATGTTCCTCAAGGTCCGAAAGTATATTTTGTGTATCTGAAAAATGATAAAACGAAAGCTTGGGGTGAAGCAAAATCCTATGTCACCAAATATTTCCAGATTATGAATTCTAAATTTGGGAAATACGCTTATCCTTCTTACGCTTTCATTCAGGGTGGCGATGGCGGAATGGAATACGGAATGTGTACCATGATTTTGGGTGAAGCAAAAAACATTGAGGATTTGATGGGCTTAATGGCTCACGAAGGTTCTCACTCTTGGTATCAGCAAATGTTAGCAACTAACGAACCTGTGAGACCGTGGATGGATGAAGGTTTCACAAGTTATGCAGAAAGCTACGTGATGCATCAGTTATTTCCGCCGAAAGACAACAGACCGAATGCTTTCGTTGAAAAGATTGATGCTTATAGAAAGTTTCTAAAAAAACAAATTGAAGAGCCTGCAGTTTGGTTAGGCGATCATCACGACAACGGAACAGCATATTCTTATGCAAGTTATGTGAAAGGTGAATTGTATTTGGTGCAATTAGGATATATTGTTGGAGAAGAAAATTTATCTAAAATCATGACCGAATATTTCAGAGAATGGAGCATGAAACATCCTACCGATAGAGATTTTCTTCACATTGCACAGAAAGTTTCGGGAATGGATCTGAAATGGTTTCATCATTATTGGATCAATACGACCAAAACCATTGATTACGCAATTAAAGACGTTCAATACGGTGACAAATCAACAACGATCACTTTAATTAATAATGGTCAGATTCCGATGCCTATTGATTTCTCTGTGATGACTGCAGATAAAAAAATGGTAAATTACCAAATTCCATTAAATATGACGCATGCATGGAAAACCGAATATACTTTCGGACCGTTCACGACGTTACCATACTGGCCGTGGACGCAGAAAGAATATACGTTTACCATACCTTATAACAAATCTCAATTGAGCGTTTTAGGAATAGATCCTAGTCAAAGATTGGCAGATGTGAATCCTGAAGATAATTTTGTTGAAGTGAAATAA
- a CDS encoding toxin-antitoxin system YwqK family antitoxin, whose amino-acid sequence MIKKTALIISFLFFQILFCQNADPVYYDQDWKVTTKTNASYYRLVPMKEVGELVLIQDFYMNGTPQFEGYAFKKDENAYVGDVVWYDENGNDDNFRQYRNDTKNLSLTYYHTNGKIRKKVQYKNGVKHVETVIYSTNGTVLMKGLFEKGKPISGSFEKVKNSDNYDYNAKVEEVSMSEDESQNKTDILAVPPPPPPIPETVGVEPQTVELLAPMHEVGSSSKKAKNRKTVTEKIFWKDSKQVAQEIVYEISSYGFKPIGQKNFDKSGKLIQSLNESHFEKYGNGIANGTEYTYYLHNNFATGLKSASSFINGEKSGKETLYFPKGEISYETNYRNGLKDGEEIEFSENGKLKNKRTYKEGESFNGNFNENVGELIVNLNYVNGIKEGEAIAKNEDQQIVAKGTYKKGEPYNGIFVVETGDNVAELISVENFKKKGLQKVFSYRLENLQKTYTVKNEKLDGMTTFYDDGKIVGTLEYRNDEPYNGTLVGDDKTSVFKNGKLTEEVFFEDRYNKDNIKKQKLYENGILVKVKDYSFTISEKPQGSYEGVFKNGKPFSGYFETEYSHEFKQVDYFENGIPKFQYSNDYLKNMDNYRHQYYDIKSTYKDGKIFDGAEYVLNGKRFVIRYWKNGVLKSFDWDLFAMHYFNRIHFELKNNTIEINDMQANKKAVIKIEASQKEFKKELFIDGKSVDIISNNPINQSNKEGVILYFEENGKIISKKMDAVDQSIQPSEGTELFYKAYISIDEASSVQEVFNKLSENILGNKLMEETDENRIVAGLQTDSSGKPKDGILITPTQNNTYTLQLYLKGKLMKTVEKISFDKVEEEIRNIEE is encoded by the coding sequence ATGATAAAAAAAACGGCACTCATTATTTCTTTTTTATTCTTTCAAATACTTTTCTGCCAGAATGCAGATCCTGTTTATTATGATCAGGATTGGAAAGTAACCACAAAAACAAATGCATCTTATTATAGATTGGTGCCGATGAAAGAAGTTGGCGAATTGGTTTTGATTCAGGATTTTTATATGAATGGAACGCCACAGTTTGAAGGCTATGCTTTTAAAAAAGATGAAAATGCTTACGTAGGAGACGTTGTTTGGTATGATGAAAACGGAAATGATGATAATTTTCGTCAATATCGAAACGATACAAAAAACCTCAGCTTAACTTATTACCACACCAATGGTAAGATCCGAAAAAAAGTACAGTATAAGAATGGAGTAAAACATGTCGAGACTGTAATTTACAGCACTAACGGAACGGTTTTGATGAAAGGACTTTTTGAAAAAGGGAAACCAATCAGCGGAAGTTTTGAAAAAGTAAAAAATAGTGACAATTACGACTATAACGCAAAAGTTGAAGAAGTTTCTATGTCTGAAGATGAATCACAAAATAAAACGGATATTTTGGCTGTTCCGCCACCGCCACCACCGATTCCGGAAACGGTTGGAGTTGAACCACAAACTGTAGAGCTTTTGGCACCAATGCATGAGGTTGGAAGTTCTTCAAAAAAAGCCAAAAACAGAAAGACTGTCACTGAAAAAATATTTTGGAAAGATTCGAAGCAGGTTGCCCAGGAAATAGTTTATGAAATCAGTTCGTATGGTTTTAAACCTATCGGACAGAAGAATTTCGATAAATCAGGGAAGTTAATTCAATCTTTAAATGAAAGTCATTTTGAAAAATACGGAAACGGAATCGCAAATGGAACTGAATATACTTATTACCTCCACAATAATTTTGCAACGGGTTTAAAATCTGCTTCAAGTTTTATTAATGGAGAAAAATCGGGTAAGGAAACTTTGTATTTTCCGAAAGGTGAGATTTCTTATGAAACTAATTATCGCAATGGTTTGAAAGATGGTGAAGAAATAGAATTTTCTGAAAATGGAAAGTTGAAAAACAAAAGAACATATAAAGAAGGAGAATCATTTAATGGAAATTTTAATGAAAATGTAGGCGAACTTATTGTGAATTTAAATTATGTAAATGGCATTAAAGAAGGAGAAGCAATCGCAAAAAATGAAGATCAACAAATTGTAGCAAAAGGAACTTATAAAAAAGGAGAACCGTACAATGGAATCTTTGTTGTTGAAACTGGCGATAATGTCGCGGAATTAATTTCAGTAGAAAATTTTAAGAAAAAAGGTTTGCAGAAAGTTTTCAGCTACAGATTAGAAAATTTACAAAAAACCTATACTGTCAAAAATGAAAAGCTAGACGGAATGACTACTTTTTATGATGATGGAAAAATCGTAGGAACTTTAGAGTATAGAAATGATGAGCCTTACAATGGAACTTTAGTTGGCGACGATAAAACTTCAGTTTTCAAAAACGGAAAACTTACTGAAGAGGTGTTTTTTGAAGATCGTTATAATAAGGATAACATTAAAAAACAAAAACTATATGAAAACGGAATTTTGGTAAAGGTTAAAGATTATTCTTTTACAATCTCAGAAAAGCCACAGGGTTCTTACGAAGGTGTTTTTAAAAATGGAAAACCTTTTTCAGGATATTTTGAAACCGAATACAGTCATGAGTTTAAACAGGTTGATTATTTTGAAAACGGAATTCCAAAATTTCAATATTCGAATGATTATCTGAAAAATATGGATAATTACAGACATCAATATTATGATATCAAATCAACTTATAAAGACGGAAAAATATTTGATGGCGCAGAATATGTATTAAACGGAAAACGATTTGTAATCAGGTATTGGAAAAACGGAGTCTTAAAAAGTTTTGATTGGGATCTGTTTGCGATGCATTATTTTAACCGGATTCATTTTGAATTGAAAAATAATACAATTGAGATTAATGATATGCAGGCAAATAAAAAAGCAGTCATTAAAATTGAAGCTTCGCAAAAAGAATTTAAAAAGGAGCTTTTTATTGATGGGAAATCGGTTGATATTATTTCAAACAATCCAATAAATCAAAGTAATAAAGAAGGTGTTATTCTTTATTTTGAAGAAAACGGAAAAATAATTTCCAAGAAAATGGATGCTGTAGATCAGTCTATACAACCGAGCGAAGGAACTGAATTGTTTTATAAAGCTTATATTTCTATTGATGAGGCTTCTTCTGTTCAGGAGGTTTTCAATAAATTATCAGAAAATATTCTTGGCAATAAATTGATGGAAGAAACGGATGAAAACCGAATTGTTGCAGGATTACAAACTGACTCTTCAGGAAAACCAAAAGACGGAATTTTAATTACGCCAACTCAAAACAATACTTATACTTTACAATTATATCTGAAAGGAAAGTTGATGAAAACCGTAGAGAAAATATCTTTCGATAAAGTAGAAGAAGAAATCAGAAATATAGAAGAATAA